GGTGTCCGAAATAATGGGTTATATCCTTGATATAATGGATAATAAGGATATAACCCATTAACAAGggtttatgatataatatatcactatatataaatatttataactcaTGTTACTTTAAAAGTTCGCAAAACTGTTGGATGAATATCGTGTGAATTTacttattgaattatttactGCGGTTTTTCGCCGAcctgttttaagtttattgaagtgaaaactttcgTGCTTATGTGCTGATTTATCTTGTGGGAATTGAATTATACTTGTGTAGGGTCTAGCTGACTAAAGCAGGGCGATCAGTCACaccaatatacaaaattataaatataatattttctttgataaacgcgtgtgttacacatttaaataaaacactttttaaagcataaaaaagtgtgtaattgtaactgtgtatttacattattttgtgcggaaaagttacatttttattattattttagctaagcCGACGCTTCGtaaccttttcagagcacgttttcagggggacaaatatatatatatatatatatatatatatatattttaagcggTTTTGCTTTATGaagatacaatataattaatattcatgtagtaattcgtattattttattgattcgGCTTCCTGAAGTTGTGGTTACAATGCAAAAAGCACTTGTCAGGTGGCTTTTTTCATTGTAGCCACATTTGGGTTTAAATTACCAACTGtactgtttaaaatttaaatttacatttgaTTTTCTTTGATCTAAGttcaagaaatataaaaatatacttgaaCATCGGGATAGTCAATAATAACAATGTTATAACtgctaatttataaataatttaaaatgaaattcttAGATGCTGTCTGTACTGACGACTGACTGTCGTCACGCAAAAGCTTGTATAACGAGATACGTCATTGTCTCAATTTCCGGAGACTATAATTTAGGGCTGACGACGCCGCATTGGTCTATTTTCCAGAACTTTCTTTTCTCAACACATAATCTGTCATCAAGTGTAgtttgtatattgttttatgataataagggatgagacgagcaagacgttcaggtaatggtaattgatacgccctgttcatcaaaatgcagtaccgctcaggattattgaaaaactcaaaaactctgagtggcactgttggtgctcgtcaccttgagacataagatgttgagtctcatttctccagtaatttcactagcagtggcgcccttcagatcgaaacacaataatgcttacacattactgcttcacggcagaagtaggcgccgttgtggtacccataataacCCAAACAAAAAACACTTGACTTTGCACTTGCATCTCGTCGCAAAATGTTCCTGTACTTCATGTATTATAACCACGAAATTAAAGTGGTCCCTTCTTCGTCGTTATAACTGAATTCCACTATGATTTATcaacccctatagcccagtggttggtgaccctgcctactgagctagaggtcccgggttcgaatcctggtgggtgcaatcatttatatgatgaatatgaatgtttgcttcagagtcatggatgtttatatgtatgtatgtatgtttgagtaagtatattgtattaaatatatcgttgttttgttgtacccatagtacaggcaagTTTGGGGCAGGATTAtatgtgtaagagtgtgtcaatattattattattattatttaaaatgtctgcatgtatttattttaaaattcattgtCATCATTTCCAGGTAGACCTCCACCTCGTATAAGCTGGTACTCCGGTGAGGATTTAGTAGATGCTTCTGACGGGACCAGCGACATTCCCGGAGTGAGGGAGAACGAATTATATCTACCTCTCACTCGGGATAATGCACAGTCACTCTCGTGCAGAGCTAGTAATAATCAACTGACCCCGCCTGTGATAACTACGTTACAAATAGAATTATATTGTGAGTACCAATAATAGACatatattctaaaaaaagtCGAAAAATACTATCAAATACATCTAAAAAATGCATCACGCTACAGTACTTCAGGCCTCCAAAGCCCCCGCCCGGCTttgctgtaaaagcctttagggctatcagcacagaggaggttttttaGTCgatagggggtgtttacacccgagcccgacttATGGGCCCCGCTTCGGGgtttcaatacgtaaatgtattatcctcctctccaaaaaaaatcCCGTCCATTCATCCGTGAACCAGTCACACTCAGGGCTTGTGTTCAGAACAGCGTTGAGCGCGGTGAGGATTCGGGGTATATGTGACTATGCATGCCCTTTTGTGCGCCTCTGCAGAAAAACAGGTCATGCCTACGGTTACGGAGGTATTTGTTCGGAACAAAAAACTGACACATCTTATCACTTAACTTGGGAGCATCGATCTTAGCGTGAAAAACTTTACAGACAGTAGTGAGTTGTCGACACTCCCACCGAACTTCCATAGAATTATAACTTAGAGACCCTAGAAGAAATTTGTTGGTATTATAAGGTAAGCTAAGTATACCCGTATATCCATTTATAAAGGTACCTCATAAAAATACCTTCTGAACTTTTCAAGGAGAACcacatattaataaatgatattaaataaaataaattaccaaTGAATCTAAAGGAAAACTAAAGGTCATCAATATCACTTCCAAATACTCGAAATTAAGAAAATCGCCTGGCGCATGTAATAGGGTGATGGCCTATCGTCAAAAACCAACAGAATAGATtgttagataatataatatgtaattaaaatatatcctttttttaatttggttttttctataataatatatatttttatatgaaaataagggacgagacgagcaggacgttcagctgatgataactgatacgccctgcccattacaatgcagcgccgcggccgctcaagattattgaaaaacccaaaaactgagcggcactactactgcgcacatcaccttgagacttaagatgttaagtctcattcgcccgaagttcagctgatgataactgatacgccctgcccattacaatgcagcgccgcggccgctcaagattattgaaaaacccaaaaactgagcggcactactactgcgcacgtcaccttgagacttaagatgttaagtctcattaataAGTAATACCtacgctagctacggcgcccttcagaccgaaacacagtaatgcttacacattactacttcactttcattattcattaatattatattataaatttgatttgaatatagCATCTGCTCACTGCTGCTCGCcaatgtttttatacttaatataaaaactatttttaccaATCACCGTCTGTATAAGTTTAGTTAATATAGTTTACAcgcgtttttaatttaaaatatttgtaatgtttccAGTACCCGCCTTCAACGTATCTATATACTGGGTGCATGGCACCCTGGGAGATGCTCTGCAAGCTGGAAAACCTGCAGTAGCGAAATGTATAGCACATGGATCTCACCCACAACCTGACGTCCTATGGTGGTTGGATCACAAACATTTGACACAACATAGCAATcaggtatattatattttaggctATCTGTTAGAATagatgttaaaatataaataaatgaaaatagttTATACATAGTATATACATTACAGTGCCGCACAATGCTGATCCTTAACGAACGTCAATTAGTTTTCAAATGTACCAACAGAGTGCGCTAAGTTCAGTGTTGgaaaaaaattcttaattttagcaacctaataataaaataagatgtCGTCTTCTTCATTTTAATGGATATGTTGCTTTTCACGAAAACATTTATGATTGTGATTTGAAAGCTACCATTGATGGCCTACGACAGAGATTTCAAGTTACACTATTCTGAATTAGCTATCACCTTCCATCACGCAGCgacatctacatttttgtaGTAGAAATAGTTTAATTGAGTATAtagctttaaatatataaaaaaaatatattacccccttattcataatggtccgctaacttaaaatagctgctacagagtgttatttttcattctgacttaggtcaatagaagaagacagagtgagaattagcaatgctttaagttagcagacttttatgaataagggggtaatattttttttagagaaATAACATAAGTTTCCGAATGAGTGAGGATGATTGTTTTCATTCAATAATAACTGTGCAcatctataatttataaattatggtTCTCAATATTTCAACTTATTTTTTCAGAGCCTTGACAAAACGACCCGCACAGCGATATCGTTCTTAGAACTAACGCCATCTGTTAGCGACAACGGTGCAACACTGGCGTGTATCGCAACCAACTCGGCAATGACTCCTGGGAGAGATTCCAAAGCAGATGTAGTAGTTTTAAATGTTACTTGTAAGTTGAATAGAGtattcttatataaatttaagaaatttttCTGAAGCTGAATGACGTTTGGTAATCACCTGCGAAATAATACCGAAACATACGATTAAAACAACTTTTGTTGAAAAACTATAACTATTTGGTATAAACAACTCGGTTTATACtcaaagataaaatataaataagaaaccTTTTTTTTCTATGTCGATTAAGACTAGACACTTTATCACCCACTACATTCCAGGAAGCTTCTATAGAGCCCATGACGCTTTTTGTCGTAGTTGTATTGACTGAAGTAAGAAAGCCAGATAGCCTACGTTTCAAGCATAATGCACCCGCTAGAGCGTATAAATGTGTAAAATTGAAGCATTTTaactaactttttttttcatatttattatattagatttgAACCGGGGTCTTTTGCTTTCCGGCtatgagctattatagtcttgtttCAAGTGGcgatttacctttgtattctaatgttattgtagctgtttctcattaaaacacggataaaactacattttttaaataacaattaaattaccactaataaatcaaattaactaaccagaaattttacaaaaacgcaattatttatttaaaaaaaatcattttctatttttatcaaGATAGAATAAAATGTCTATccatcttttgaaaatatcgatattatatacattgttaCAGACAGTCATTAGAATTTCGTTATTGGAGCGTCTCATTCGATCCCAAAAAGATGCCATTCTTGTGCGAATTATTGTGAAGAAATCGTGTATTCTAGCTCTCACAAACATATTTGTAGCACTGTCATACCTTGGAAGTTTCATAAGAGATCGATAGGAATCATTATATTGGACTCTTAGTTAAGGTCTTGTTTGAATAATCACACCACAGTTGGCAGGTGTACATATACAGGTAATAAGTTTTAAACAGAGTTGTTTTTACCTCATTGCTGCACTTTGCAAAACTTCGTGTTATTATGTTGCTACGTACCGAGAGCGCCGTTCGCTTCCTCTCAATATCGCAGTCGTCTTTCAGATATTCCGTTAagatatgataaataaattcttcTCAAGGTTCTTGAGGAGACCTCATTGATACTTCTTTCTGTATTTCAGATAGTCCAATTATTGAAATAACAAGGGTCGGGGATGGAAGACCGGGCGAGGTTGTTGAGCTGGACAGCTTGAAGCTAGAATGTGAGACTAAAGCTAACCCACCAGTTGTAAACTATACTTGGTATTTCAATGTGAGTATAATATAGCTATTCATATGAATGTGTTATTTTATGTCGATATTTTGttacttttgggatcatttaggTTGGTTCTGCGCTTTTAGAAATGATCTCATGCCATATCGACCTGAAAACACTGCGCATGGCAGATATTTCCACAGTTTGAATGTGAGGAAGACAGTTTCCTAAAAATCTGCAAGGTATTACATGCCACACATATTGGCAACAAGGGTTTGAAAAAGAATCAGGTGAAATCGCTCCTTGAGACACATGAAAAGACGTAACTCTACGTAACTCTAAATGATTGAACCATCATTTTCAATCGcacgacgtccactgctggacaaaggacagatctccacgacaatcctgtgctgtcctcatccaacctttagcggcaatcttgaccagatcgttggttcATCTTGtgtgggcctaccaacactacgtcttccggtacgtggtcgccccaaccgccatctgtccgtcgagctatatgccatgcccactgccacttcagtttcgcatgTCGCTATGTCGTttgtaactttggttctcctacggaactactcatttctgattcgatcttgctGTGAACGCAAGTGATCTGTTCGATCATTTAGACTAAAAAATGGTAGCTTTACAATTGGAGCAAGTATGTCTTGTACGTTGTCAAATAGCTCCAGTTGAGACTGAAGTTCATCAAACCGGAGATGAAAGCAATAATCTAAGCCTGCGCCTTTTTGAGTGCTTGTCAGTGGGATGGCTTCAAATTTTGGCTGGCTCTGTagatatgataatttttttagtagTTTTGTAGTTTAGTTTTAGATCTAGTTTTATAGTTTAACCCATTATAATCACTGCCTTAAAAGTGTAATTATCGATAACTAATAGCCAcatgatagaattccgaatgaaGTTATACGAGcgcgttgtggtctgaaagaagatgttgtgacaaggactgagaaaGAAATGCTGGAAGACACgaggagcgaatgagtgaagaaagaatgacttatcaaatgTATAAAAGCAAGTAtatgtgggcaagtcggtcgtgGGAGACCTCGTAGATTATTCGTCAACCAAATTGGGgaagttttgagaaaaggaatgATCCGAAGTAACCGCAATCGGctagcatgtatgaaaagagtaatgaatgtagagaaaGCGCGTGTGGTTTGTAGGGATAGAAGCAAGTGAATGCCACTTGCTCTATTGTCTCCCCGACGGGGACAAGGTGTGagagtgtgtatgtgtgcgtgatAAAAATACACCACACGCTTCCGTCCTTAGCCAACCGTCGATTTATAGTGGCGCGATTAAGGAGTGTTTGACTAGTATATTAACTATCCAACAATTTTGATATGCTAAATATAATAAGGATAAATTATTCGGTTACATAATCTCTAGACCTGATGccaatgacgtcacatcgtccctttgttacggtgtgcaaaacaagcatcactaggatattattattaataaataaacaacgattttttttttatggaataggagtacaaacgaACGTAcatgtcacctggtgttaagtgatcaccgctgcccacattctcttgtaacaccagagtaatcacaggagcgtttccggcctttaaggaaggtgtacgcgctttttttgaaggtaccatttgatatatttgaaaatgttcaaattatATGTTTTAATCGCTTACAGAACATAGAGATAATGTCTAATAGTATTTGGGGGAGTTCCACGAATTCACCTACTTTGTACATAGAAGAGGCTACCAGGAAACATGCAGGGAAATACTCCTGCGCAGCTATCAATGCGGTTGGCGAAACCAGAACagaatttatcaatattattgttaactgTAAGTACCTATTTATCGTTGTcactattaaatatttctatctaAAAGTTGAGGACTTCTAGAAGCCAATCTAATGTATCTTATATTACTTACTAGAATAGTTGCGTGTTTCTTTTGAACATCTTCGATAAATAATCGAATAATaacaatgaataaaaaaatcggCCAAGAGTGAGTAGGActcttattaaaaatttaacatcgTATTAGATACCTACTTTTGTAAAAGCAATGTATGTTCTTATGGGGAGAGAATAACATTTTGCACTTTGTCCATCTTGGTTCTTAGGGTccttcaagcatagagcatactgccaccttaaaggccggcagctcATCCCTTGACACCttttgttgcggatgtccatggacctcaccactccccatcccgcaagcctcttacccgtttgccctctcttatataaaaatgttgttaatgaGATACAAACCTCAAAACAGGCAAAGACTTAGTTATAGACCCCTGGCTACCCTTTGGGAGCGGAACCCAAAATCCACATAAAAAACAATGCACTTCAATCAAACGCTTCACTGAACTATAaacttatgtattttttatgtataatgaaatttatgtattaagtccgtgtatttatttttgagcCAATCATGTATATCAACGAATGTACTGCTAGTATGGAAAATTATTGCAATGCCGTGAGAAATAAATAAGCTTTCTTAATTACATAACCACCATTACATTATACTGAAAAAATCAAGTATTAGTTAAATCATAAACGATAatttacatcaaataataaaaataaaatattaaaatcgaaAAATTTAATTGTGGCTGTATTTCGAATACCTGCTGTCGTCACGCGGTTGTTGACAAAGTTCGTCCCTGTCTAGATGtcaaaaaaggcataaaaggccttaaaattgattcctttagaattatttttgatgtcatttctaatataacaGATATTTCTACCGCTTtcgaaacaaatggcgcactgagagaagcggcgctagaaactctcacagtatttttttttgtgctccttttaataaaacttacaaTGTTGtactgctattgctataaaataatcataatctagtcccaggctgttacCAGGGTGTtaggatcacttagatattcagctgtggagtagaaggatttacgacagagacatttttagtaaaacatttaaatttatgtatagataatgcccgaacagtggctgggactttattataaaagtgtatacatttacccttagaGCTATGTATCCTATGAAGCCTACAAGATCCTGCAATCCCTTTTTTCTAGtgagataataataatgagaatATATTTAAGAACCACGAGTGTCGTTTAATATAAGAATTACTTTCAGATCCCCCCGAATGCTCGCAATCTGGAATAGTTCTAGTAAAAGAAACATTAAAATGCAATATAAATGCTCTACCAGCACCAGATACATACTTCTGGCACATCCAGTCATCAGGTGAAGATGTACAGCACCTCACAACTGGATCACCGCTACTGCCTCTCACACAAATATCCGGTGGCCTTCTAGATGTTTTAGATGCTAGTTGTGAAGCGGGCAATGGAATTGCTTCTCAAGACAAACCCTGCAGGAAATTATTTAGCTTGGAACAGCTCAGGCCTCCTCAACCACAGCAGTGCGATTTAGCTTACGAGTATGAGGAATTCCAAATGAGATGTGTTCCAGGTAATTTTGTTCATAATTTCACAGGTTGTAATTATTAGCACGAAGTCCATTAGGATCCATCACTATAATATGGTGAATGGGTATGAATAATCtatttatattctataataAGTCTCCATGTCTTCTTTCGGTACTTCGTGACAAGTAATTTTTGTTATGAGTTATGACACAAGCATTTCGTTTAATTAGTTACTTGATTAGTTAAGTGGTCGGCTAGGGTATTTGTTGAATGCCGGCATTTGATGATATGGTTAATGAAAATCTAGTCCTGAGCGCCAAGTGTGAGATTTTTTACCTATTCGATCGCGTAAAAATTAACTACGGTATGTATGGCGTTGAAtagagcgccatctagtgaaagTAGAGGAAAACATCATAGCGTTCTTTCGACGCCATACAAATCGTAGTTAACTTTCACGCTATCGAATAGGTGAAAAAACTGACTTTTGGCACTCAGAACTGTCTTCgtttaatttaatgaatatgTACTCTTATGTTAGAGATGGTTATGTTTGGTAAGGTTAGATTAGTTTAAATCAGGAAATACAAAAGAACATAGACTACTaactagtattttctttgactaacgcgagtgttacacattaaattaa
This genomic interval from Leptidea sinapis chromosome 20, ilLepSina1.1, whole genome shotgun sequence contains the following:
- the LOC126970239 gene encoding hemicentin-1-like isoform X1 codes for the protein MARRMRVCVALTTFMILSSVGTFIPGTDGPVSLQTALEGGNAELPCDTIPESVHDELMLLVWYKDDVPIYSFDARINIEWSSAVFNISGRLSADIEKQPSKLLISSLTGDDQALYHCRVDFLLAPTRNIGVNLTVIVLPSQPFFLDEVGNKVENKIGPYHEGDTLVLSCLVIGGRPPPRISWYSGEDLVDASDGTSDIPGVRENELYLPLTRDNAQSLSCRASNNQLTPPVITTLQIELYLPAFNVSIYWVHGTLGDALQAGKPAVAKCIAHGSHPQPDVLWWLDHKHLTQHSNQSLDKTTRTAISFLELTPSVSDNGATLACIATNSAMTPGRDSKADVVVLNVTYSPIIEITRVGDGRPGEVVELDSLKLECETKANPPVVNYTWYFNNIEIMSNSIWGSSTNSPTLYIEEATRKHAGKYSCAAINAVGETRTEFINIIVNYPPECSQSGIVLVKETLKCNINALPAPDTYFWHIQSSGEDVQHLTTGSPLLPLTQISGGLLDVLDASCEAGNGIASQDKPCRKLFSLEQLRPPQPQQCDLAYEYEEFQMRCVPVENATHYEVSVWRMSTSNSSLVLERRRSMGFGVTQALAQGGGIPWLVRGPLGTLKIGDEAGASACNRYGCSRALLLRPTENLLHAAAGPWWKFLLEKDVGISVGATVLVVAFLASTAFLVRLIRRSRSKPPVPVIQVLQLDDVARDYLDTIGEHKVRASCSLRSCSSGYSDGSTETAPTVDRRRKPRTLWGWDQPPPDVTLTLHRESAV
- the LOC126970239 gene encoding hemicentin-1-like isoform X2, with amino-acid sequence MARRMRVCVALTTFMILSSVGTFIPGTDGPVSLQTALEGGNAELPCDTIPESVHDELMLLVWYKDDVPIYSFDARINIEWSSAVFNISGRLSADIEKQPSKLLISSLTGDDQALYHCRVDFLLAPTRNIGVNLTVIVLPSQPFFLDEVGNKVENKIGPYHEGDTLVLSCLVIGGRPPPRISWYSGEDLVDASDGTSDIPGVRENELYLPLTRDNAQSLSCRASNNQLTPPVITTLQIELYLPAFNVSIYWVHGTLGDALQAGKPAVAKCIAHGSHPQPDVLWWLDHKHLTQHSNQSLDKTTRTAISFLELTPSVSDNGATLACIATNSAMTPGRDSKADVVVLNVTYSPIIEITRVGDGRPGEVVELDSLKLECETKANPPVVNYTWYFNNIEIMSNSIWGSSTNSPTLYIEEATRKHAGKYSCAAINAVGETRTEFINIIVNYPPECSQSGIVLVKETLKCNINALPAPDTYFWHIQSSGEDVQHLTTGSPLLPLTQISGGLLDVLDASCEAGNGIASQDKPCRKLFSLEQLRPPQPQQCDLAYEYEEFQMRCVPVENATHYEVSVWRMSTSNSSLVLERRRSMGFGVTQALAQGGGIPWLVRGPLGTLKIGDEAGASACNRYGCSRALLLRPTENLLHAAAGPWWKFLLEKDVGISVGATVLVVAFLASTAFLVRLIRRSRSKPPVPVIQVLQLDDVARDYLDTIGGRA